Proteins encoded in a region of the Polycladomyces subterraneus genome:
- a CDS encoding response regulator transcription factor: MRILVAEDDTAVCEMLSLFFDKEGYTAQFAHDGQTAWEMWKSQPFDLLILDWMLPKMDGITICQRVRQESDVPIILLTARTQESDQVLGLEIGADDYVTKPFSALALMARIKAIRRRYCLQEDDREGDWIRTRHFAVRCETREVWRDGVKIEHLTPREFDLLCHFLRHPRRVFSREELLDAVWGYDFYGDERTVDAHIRRLRKKIAVPGNEWIHTVWGVGYKWEEAEADEKR; encoded by the coding sequence ATGCGGATTTTGGTGGCGGAGGATGATACAGCCGTTTGTGAGATGCTGTCATTGTTTTTTGACAAAGAAGGGTATACCGCCCAATTTGCCCATGACGGTCAAACGGCATGGGAAATGTGGAAAAGCCAACCGTTTGATTTATTGATCCTGGATTGGATGTTGCCCAAAATGGACGGGATCACGATTTGCCAACGCGTCCGTCAGGAATCGGATGTACCCATCATCCTGTTGACGGCCCGGACACAGGAGTCGGATCAGGTGCTAGGTTTGGAAATCGGGGCGGATGATTACGTGACTAAGCCGTTCAGTGCATTGGCGCTGATGGCTAGGATCAAAGCGATTAGACGGCGATATTGCCTCCAGGAGGATGACAGAGAAGGAGACTGGATCCGCACTCGTCATTTTGCCGTACGGTGTGAAACGAGGGAAGTATGGCGGGACGGCGTGAAAATCGAGCATTTGACCCCTAGGGAATTTGATCTGTTGTGCCATTTTCTGCGTCATCCACGCCGCGTGTTTTCACGTGAAGAGTTGCTGGATGCCGTCTGGGGATACGATTTCTATGGAGACGAGCGCACAGTCGATGCGCATATCAGGAGATTGCGAAAAAAGATTGCCGTCCCGGGGAACGAATGGATCCACACCGTATGGGGTGTGGGGTACAAGTGGGAAGAGGCGGAAGCCGATGAAAAACGGTAA
- a CDS encoding VOC family protein: protein MIEKLTHVTVVVDDYDRALSWYTEKLGFEVQDNAEYGPGYRWVTIRPREQHDVVIVLHQPHETETALQTGNASHWVFSTRNCRETVEELRNRGVKIVREPEEMPWGVQAIFEDLYGNHFVLVQPDEGM, encoded by the coding sequence TTGATTGAGAAACTAACGCATGTCACTGTGGTGGTAGATGACTATGATCGGGCCCTGTCGTGGTACACGGAAAAATTGGGATTCGAGGTTCAGGACAATGCCGAATACGGTCCCGGTTACCGCTGGGTGACGATCCGTCCCCGGGAACAGCATGATGTCGTGATTGTACTTCATCAACCACATGAAACGGAAACAGCGCTGCAAACGGGCAATGCGTCCCACTGGGTGTTCAGTACGCGCAATTGCCGGGAAACGGTGGAGGAACTGCGCAATCGGGGCGTGAAGATCGTGCGAGAGCCGGAAGAAATGCCGTGGGGTGTACAAGCCATCTTTGAAGACTTATACGGCAACCACTTTGTGCTGGTCCAACCGGACGAAGGGATGTAG
- a CDS encoding DUF309 domain-containing protein, which produces MKKSTMGFHPLYLAFFSHYHAEEYWEAHEVLEELWQTQRHNDFYHGLIQVAAVMHQLKRGKIRGARKLARSAIGYLSPFAPEKAGVNVSRVLAWLQQCLSTLPEKPSILAPQEVETMGLGICPLPALHLMNRNESPDEGGTNA; this is translated from the coding sequence GTGAAGAAAAGCACCATGGGTTTTCATCCGCTGTATCTTGCTTTTTTCTCACATTATCACGCCGAAGAGTATTGGGAGGCACACGAAGTACTGGAAGAGCTGTGGCAAACCCAGCGGCACAACGATTTTTATCATGGCCTGATTCAAGTGGCTGCGGTGATGCACCAGCTGAAACGGGGAAAAATTCGCGGCGCTCGCAAGCTTGCCCGCTCCGCGATCGGGTATTTGTCGCCGTTTGCCCCTGAGAAGGCCGGTGTCAATGTGAGCCGCGTGCTGGCGTGGTTGCAGCAGTGTCTGTCTACGCTTCCAGAAAAACCGTCGATCCTCGCCCCTCAGGAAGTGGAGACGATGGGTCTGGGTATCTGTCCCCTGCCTGCCCTTCACCTGATGAACCGAAATGAATCGCCAGATGAAGGCGGTACAAACGCTTGA
- the nagA gene encoding N-acetylglucosamine-6-phosphate deacetylase, with amino-acid sequence MLPSSEWTAICGRVVLADGILDDGMVVFQGERILYVGPYLEEYGKRGFVQKTTGFIWPGLIDVHVHGAGGADVMDGTPSSLRTMAKTLARYGVTGFLATTMTMDRPRLEKALANVAAEAPRMREGAEVLGVHLEGPWICPRHRGAQNPAYISDPRPEDAEWAWNASDGWLRWVTLAPERPGALELIRRFVDRGVVVSAGHTGATYEEMQEAITAGVTHATHCFNAMTVLHHRQPGTVGAVLTDDRLTTEVIADGFHVHPAVIRLLAKVKEKDSLLLISDGIRAVGLPDGRYELGGLTVYAKEGKATLEDGGLAGSLLTMDEAVRNMARYAHIPLWEAVRMGSLAPAKKLGLDDRMGSLETGKWANIVMTDENCRVLRVWVKGRLIADAEERE; translated from the coding sequence ATGTTGCCTTCGAGCGAGTGGACCGCCATATGCGGTCGCGTGGTGCTGGCAGATGGAATCTTGGATGACGGAATGGTGGTCTTTCAAGGGGAACGGATTCTTTATGTAGGCCCGTATTTGGAGGAGTATGGGAAACGAGGGTTTGTGCAGAAAACGACCGGGTTTATCTGGCCTGGTTTGATTGATGTACATGTTCATGGTGCGGGTGGGGCGGATGTGATGGACGGAACGCCATCATCGCTTCGCACCATGGCGAAAACATTGGCACGATACGGGGTTACCGGCTTTTTGGCGACGACCATGACAATGGATCGCCCGCGTCTGGAGAAGGCGTTGGCTAATGTGGCTGCAGAAGCTCCACGGATGCGAGAAGGGGCGGAAGTATTGGGGGTCCATCTGGAAGGGCCGTGGATTTGTCCACGTCATCGCGGTGCGCAAAACCCGGCGTATATCTCCGATCCCCGACCAGAGGATGCCGAATGGGCGTGGAATGCCTCTGACGGATGGCTGCGATGGGTGACACTGGCCCCGGAACGTCCGGGAGCACTGGAATTGATTCGGCGTTTTGTCGACCGCGGTGTGGTAGTTTCTGCCGGTCATACAGGTGCGACATATGAGGAGATGCAGGAAGCCATCACTGCCGGTGTGACGCATGCCACACACTGTTTTAATGCCATGACCGTTCTTCACCACCGTCAACCGGGGACAGTCGGAGCGGTTTTGACGGATGACCGCTTGACAACAGAAGTGATCGCTGACGGTTTTCATGTTCATCCCGCAGTGATTCGCTTGTTGGCCAAGGTGAAGGAAAAGGACAGTCTGTTGCTTATCTCCGACGGCATTCGTGCCGTAGGGCTCCCGGATGGCAGGTATGAGCTGGGCGGTTTGACCGTATATGCCAAAGAGGGGAAAGCGACACTGGAGGACGGCGGATTGGCCGGGAGTTTGCTGACGATGGACGAAGCGGTTCGCAATATGGCGCGTTACGCCCATATCCCCCTATGGGAAGCGGTTCGTATGGGATCCCTCGCACCGGCGAAAAAACTGGGATTGGATGATCGGATGGGCAGTCTGGAGACCGGGAAATGGGCCAATATCGTGATGACGGACGAAAATTGCAGGGTTCTTCGCGTATGGGTGAAGGGGCGCCTGATCGCCGACGCGGAGGAAAGGGAGTGA
- a CDS encoding tetratricopeptide repeat protein, producing MAGSGTALGSDWSFQPSDKLLGSLDYRRSRARLMRRIASDPQASHYLELAWLEYRKRHYEAAKETVEKALQQMPQSAEGYLLLAMIFERLEKMEEAGEMYRKLLQEHPDFSPAYREYARYLLATDGALQMAESHLLRGLELNPRDGLGHALLAEVYAGTGRRRQALLHLEIANWYHEGDTLLHQRCAKVLMQVGEFHQAVEHLRLAVEADPRNKEIRSLFRVVKRSQEKKRAFSFQMFPFFRKRVRS from the coding sequence ATGGCAGGCTCCGGCACGGCTCTGGGGTCCGATTGGTCTTTTCAGCCTTCGGACAAGCTCTTGGGTTCCCTTGATTACCGTCGTTCCCGCGCGCGTTTGATGCGCCGCATCGCATCGGATCCGCAAGCCTCTCACTATCTGGAATTGGCTTGGTTGGAGTACCGGAAGCGCCATTATGAAGCGGCGAAAGAAACGGTGGAAAAAGCGCTTCAACAGATGCCGCAATCAGCCGAAGGATATTTGCTTCTTGCCATGATTTTCGAACGGTTGGAGAAAATGGAAGAAGCCGGAGAGATGTACCGCAAACTCCTGCAGGAACATCCCGATTTCAGCCCGGCCTACCGTGAATACGCCCGGTATCTGCTCGCAACGGATGGGGCGTTGCAAATGGCCGAATCGCATTTGCTGCGCGGTTTGGAGTTGAACCCGCGTGACGGCCTAGGACACGCCCTGCTGGCAGAAGTGTATGCCGGGACAGGCCGACGGCGGCAGGCGCTGTTGCATTTGGAAATCGCCAACTGGTATCACGAAGGGGACACGCTTTTGCACCAGCGTTGTGCCAAAGTGTTGATGCAAGTGGGGGAATTTCATCAAGCCGTAGAACACCTTCGGTTGGCAGTCGAAGCCGACCCGAGAAACAAAGAGATCCGTTCCCTGTTTCGCGTCGTGAAACGTTCGCAGGAAAAGAAACGTGCATTTTCGTTCCAGATGTTTCCGTTCTTTCGTAAAAGGGTTCGCTCTTAG
- a CDS encoding DUF3907 family protein: MPAEQTKELCVLTREKLKEAKTMLESFLNYTSVPQLLEETDDREGMEEYYREFLSDLRHLSVACEIGYEKVSLVLRRAKFNQDFAEKVLSEIVHTCVYNFYYPRNEVYEEDGRYCYTSMDAISFRRKPAKSLRQLVLSLSKIFEQLRDELEYYETDYITRVRMQKHITNVSSAT, encoded by the coding sequence ATGCCTGCCGAGCAGACCAAAGAGTTGTGTGTGTTGACTCGCGAAAAACTGAAAGAAGCCAAGACGATGTTGGAGTCCTTTCTGAACTACACCAGTGTTCCGCAGCTATTGGAAGAGACCGATGATCGAGAGGGGATGGAGGAATATTACCGGGAATTTCTGAGTGATCTTCGGCACCTGAGCGTGGCCTGCGAAATCGGTTATGAGAAGGTCAGCCTCGTTCTCCGTCGTGCCAAGTTTAATCAGGATTTCGCGGAAAAAGTCCTCAGCGAAATTGTGCACACATGCGTGTACAATTTCTACTATCCCCGGAACGAGGTGTACGAAGAGGACGGACGGTACTGCTACACCAGCATGGACGCGATTTCGTTCCGCCGGAAACCGGCGAAGTCGCTTCGCCAACTCGTGTTGTCACTCTCCAAAATCTTTGAGCAGCTTCGTGATGAACTGGAATATTACGAGACGGACTACATCACGCGGGTGCGGATGCAGAAGCACATCACCAACGTATCATCCGCAACGTAA